A genomic window from Sporosarcina sp. Marseille-Q4063 includes:
- the tpiA gene encoding triose-phosphate isomerase — translation MRKRIIAGNWKMYKTAEEAEQFAEEVKAKLPVSDRVEAIVCTPSLYLTKLVDLTEGSALNIGAQTMHSEKEGAFTGEVSPAMLKSVGVNYVILGHSERREYYNETDQSVNEKVHAAFEYDLTPIVCVGETLDERESNTTVEKVSHQVKEAFKAVDGNNAKKAVIAYEPIWAIGTGKTATADDANEVCEAIRKTVEELYSEEVSDAVRIQYGGSVNPNNIEELLSKEHIDGALVGGASLEPESFIKLIEAGANE, via the coding sequence TTGCGAAAACGTATTATTGCAGGAAACTGGAAAATGTATAAAACAGCTGAAGAAGCAGAGCAATTTGCAGAAGAAGTGAAAGCTAAATTACCTGTTTCAGATCGTGTTGAGGCAATTGTTTGTACCCCGTCACTATATCTGACGAAACTTGTTGATCTTACTGAAGGTTCTGCGCTTAACATCGGTGCACAAACGATGCATTCTGAAAAAGAAGGTGCATTTACCGGTGAAGTAAGCCCAGCGATGTTGAAAAGTGTCGGAGTTAACTATGTGATTCTTGGCCACTCGGAACGTCGTGAATATTATAATGAAACTGATCAATCCGTAAACGAAAAAGTGCATGCCGCTTTTGAATACGATCTAACTCCGATTGTATGTGTCGGGGAAACGCTTGATGAACGTGAAAGCAACACAACTGTCGAAAAGGTTTCTCACCAAGTAAAAGAAGCGTTCAAAGCTGTTGACGGAAATAACGCTAAAAAAGCGGTAATTGCCTACGAACCAATTTGGGCAATCGGCACTGGAAAAACGGCAACTGCCGATGATGCGAATGAAGTGTGCGAAGCGATTCGCAAAACGGTCGAGGAACTATACAGCGAAGAAGTTTCCGATGCAGTTCGAATCCAATACGGCGGCAGCGTTAACCCTAATAATATAGAAGAACTCCTATCAAAAGAACATATTGACGGAGCACTTGTTGGCGGTGCAAGCTTAGAACCTGAATCGTTCATAAAATTGATCGAGGCGGGCGCTAATGAGTAA
- a CDS encoding carboxylesterase — MRIAQPKPFFFEQGKRAVLLLHGFTGTSADVRMLGRFLEKKGYTSLAPHYRGHGVPPEELIKTGPQQWWEDALAGYNKLIEAGYTEIAVAGLSLGGVFSLKLGYNKPLKGIVTMCAPMTMRTTDIMFQGVLEYAEEYKKYEGKDPDVIEREVAALREKTMPSLPDLRELIYKVSENVEQIYSPLFVTQGTLDTVINPDSATYIYEQTESVEKQIKWYEKSGHVITLGPEKEQLHEDIYEFLESLDWNV; from the coding sequence ATGAGAATTGCACAACCAAAACCATTCTTTTTTGAACAAGGAAAACGAGCAGTTCTGTTACTGCATGGCTTTACAGGAACATCTGCAGACGTTCGGATGCTTGGAAGATTTCTCGAGAAAAAAGGCTATACATCACTGGCGCCGCATTATAGAGGTCACGGAGTTCCGCCTGAAGAATTAATAAAAACGGGTCCACAGCAGTGGTGGGAAGATGCGCTCGCGGGGTATAATAAACTAATCGAGGCTGGATACACTGAAATCGCTGTCGCAGGATTGTCACTTGGAGGCGTATTTTCACTTAAATTAGGGTATAACAAACCATTAAAGGGTATTGTAACTATGTGTGCGCCGATGACCATGCGCACAACGGATATCATGTTTCAAGGCGTCCTGGAATATGCCGAGGAATATAAGAAGTACGAAGGCAAAGATCCAGACGTAATTGAACGTGAAGTTGCTGCGTTACGCGAAAAAACAATGCCGTCATTACCTGATTTACGGGAACTCATTTATAAAGTGAGCGAAAACGTCGAGCAAATTTATTCGCCACTATTTGTAACGCAAGGAACGCTTGATACGGTTATTAATCCCGACTCTGCCACTTATATTTATGAACAGACGGAATCGGTCGAAAAACAGATCAAGTGGTACGAAAAATCAGGACATGTCATTACACTCGGTCCAGAAAAAGAACAACTTCATGAAGACATCTATGAATTCCTTGAATCTCTGGATTGGAACGTGTGA
- the secG gene encoding preprotein translocase subunit SecG, with product MHALLMTLLLIVALALIVVVLLQSGSSAGLSGAISGGAEQLFGKQKARGLDLVLQRVTIVLAVLFFVLAILVVKF from the coding sequence ATGCATGCTTTGCTGATGACGCTGCTTTTAATCGTAGCATTAGCTTTAATTGTAGTCGTATTATTACAATCCGGATCAAGTGCAGGTCTTTCAGGAGCCATCTCAGGTGGGGCTGAACAACTATTCGGAAAACAAAAAGCTCGTGGACTCGACTTAGTCCTACAACGTGTAACTATAGTGCTAGCAGTTTTGTTTTTCGTACTGGCTATTTTAGTGGTTAAATTTTAA
- the gpmI gene encoding 2,3-bisphosphoglycerate-independent phosphoglycerate mutase, producing MSKSPVALIILDGFGLREESYGNAVSQARKPNFDKLWNEHPHTTLTASGEAVGLPDGQMGNSEVGHLNIGAGRIVYQNLTRINKSIHEGEFFKEPALLRAIEHVKANNSKLHIMGLLSDGGVHSHYEHLFALLQLAKLNGVTDVYVHGFLDGRDVNPQSALDYIEQTEVKMEEIGVGKFASITGRYYAMDRDKRWERVEKTYRTLVDGIAKTAATPSAGVLASYENDIHDEFVEPFIIEELGKPVATIEDGDAVISFNFRPDRAIQLVRAFTDPHFDEFVTGKTFTNVKFVSFTHYSDEVVADVVFGNDNLVDTLGEVISNNGLTQLRIAETEKYPHVTFFMSGGKEDQFVGEERMLIASPKVATYDLQPEMSAYEVTDSLIAAIEADRFDAIILNFANPDMVGHSGMLEPTIKAIETVDECLGRIIDALEAKGGHAIVTADHGNADEVFTEEGTPMTAHTTNPVPVIITKQGIDLREGGILADLAPTMLKLLDLKQPEKMTGKPLF from the coding sequence ATGAGTAAAAGTCCCGTAGCACTAATTATTTTAGACGGGTTCGGGCTTCGTGAAGAAAGTTACGGTAATGCGGTTTCACAAGCCCGTAAACCGAATTTCGATAAACTATGGAACGAACACCCGCATACGACACTAACGGCTAGCGGTGAAGCGGTTGGGTTGCCTGATGGTCAAATGGGGAACTCGGAAGTAGGCCATTTGAACATCGGCGCAGGCCGCATCGTTTATCAGAATTTAACGCGCATCAATAAATCGATTCACGAAGGTGAATTTTTCAAAGAACCAGCGTTATTGCGCGCAATTGAACATGTGAAAGCAAACAATTCCAAGCTCCATATCATGGGTTTATTATCTGACGGCGGCGTACATAGCCATTATGAACATTTATTTGCCTTGCTTCAACTTGCGAAATTGAATGGGGTGACGGATGTTTATGTGCATGGTTTTCTTGATGGACGGGATGTAAATCCTCAATCAGCCCTAGACTATATTGAGCAAACCGAAGTGAAAATGGAAGAAATCGGTGTCGGGAAATTTGCATCGATCACTGGACGCTATTATGCGATGGACCGCGACAAGCGCTGGGAACGAGTTGAAAAAACGTATCGCACCCTTGTAGACGGAATTGCAAAAACAGCGGCAACGCCATCAGCAGGCGTGCTTGCTTCTTATGAAAATGATATCCATGATGAGTTTGTCGAACCGTTTATTATTGAGGAACTGGGTAAGCCGGTTGCGACGATTGAAGACGGTGATGCGGTCATCTCATTCAATTTCAGACCGGACCGCGCGATTCAATTAGTTCGTGCCTTCACAGATCCTCATTTTGATGAGTTTGTAACTGGAAAGACGTTTACGAATGTGAAATTTGTATCATTTACGCATTATAGCGATGAAGTAGTTGCGGATGTCGTGTTTGGAAACGATAATCTAGTGGATACACTAGGCGAAGTGATTTCAAACAATGGGTTAACCCAATTGCGTATCGCGGAAACTGAAAAGTATCCGCATGTCACCTTTTTCATGAGCGGCGGTAAAGAAGACCAGTTTGTTGGTGAAGAACGTATGTTAATCGCATCACCGAAAGTTGCCACTTATGATTTGCAACCAGAGATGAGCGCGTATGAAGTAACAGATTCATTAATCGCCGCAATCGAAGCGGATCGATTTGATGCCATCATTCTAAACTTTGCCAATCCGGATATGGTTGGACATAGCGGAATGCTTGAGCCTACAATCAAAGCAATTGAAACCGTCGATGAATGTTTGGGAAGAATCATTGATGCGCTCGAGGCAAAAGGCGGTCATGCAATTGTTACGGCGGATCACGGTAATGCGGATGAAGTCTTTACCGAAGAAGGCACACCGATGACTGCGCACACAACGAATCCCGTGCCTGTGATTATCACTAAGCAAGGAATCGATTTGCGTGAAGGCGGCATACTTGCTGACCTCGCGCCAACAATGCTTAAATTATTGGATTTGAAACAACCGGAAAAAATGACCGGAAAACCATTATTTTAA
- a CDS encoding sugar-binding transcriptional regulator, whose protein sequence is MEYSMEAQSKLVPEMMEVMQDRYRMLKFVKVAGPIGRRLLGEMSGLSERETRTMMDFLREQHLISVAKNGTTITAEGNNVLEALELPMEKWSGRVALATRLTELLGVQSVKVVAGDSDANGGTKNLLGMAAAKEFVSGLGDGKTVAVTGGSTVASIPNYINKMNHSNELLFVAARGGVGDDIGLQANVIAASFAEACGGTYNTFYYPESLSEEAHEAFRKEPSVLKMIQVYEKVDCVLHGIGDAQTMANLRGSDAEERHMLNEEGAKGEAFGYYFDRTGKVVHRIRTVGIRPEQLKRVPLLIAISGGRSKAEAILSYMATAPKQTVLVTDEGAANEMVNLLKQ, encoded by the coding sequence TTGGAGTATTCGATGGAAGCCCAAAGTAAGCTCGTGCCCGAAATGATGGAAGTCATGCAGGATAGATATCGGATGCTGAAGTTCGTGAAGGTGGCTGGCCCGATTGGAAGACGTTTACTCGGTGAGATGTCCGGGTTATCGGAACGTGAAACGCGTACGATGATGGATTTTTTACGAGAACAGCATTTAATCAGTGTTGCCAAAAACGGAACGACTATTACAGCAGAAGGCAATAATGTACTCGAAGCCCTCGAATTGCCGATGGAAAAATGGTCTGGACGCGTTGCTTTAGCGACCCGATTGACAGAACTTCTCGGAGTTCAATCTGTCAAAGTCGTAGCTGGTGACAGCGATGCGAACGGCGGAACAAAGAACTTGCTTGGGATGGCTGCGGCCAAAGAGTTTGTTTCCGGACTAGGAGATGGCAAAACAGTCGCAGTGACAGGCGGGAGTACAGTTGCATCGATTCCGAACTATATAAACAAAATGAATCATTCAAATGAATTATTGTTTGTAGCGGCAAGAGGCGGAGTCGGCGACGATATCGGATTGCAGGCAAACGTCATAGCAGCTTCCTTTGCCGAAGCATGCGGAGGGACTTACAATACATTCTATTATCCAGAATCGCTCAGCGAAGAAGCGCATGAAGCGTTTCGAAAAGAACCATCCGTTTTAAAAATGATTCAGGTTTACGAAAAAGTAGATTGTGTATTGCATGGTATTGGCGATGCGCAAACGATGGCAAACCTTCGTGGTTCAGATGCCGAAGAAAGGCACATGCTTAACGAGGAAGGTGCCAAAGGAGAAGCTTTCGGTTATTACTTTGATCGAACGGGTAAAGTAGTACACCGCATTCGTACGGTCGGCATACGTCCCGAACAGTTGAAAAGAGTGCCGCTTCTCATTGCAATTAGTGGCGGAAGAAGTAAAGCCGAGGCGATATTGTCCTATATGGCCACTGCACCGAAGCAAACGGTTCTTGTCACAGACGAAGGCGCCGCGAATGAAATGGTTAACTTGTTGAAACAATAA
- the rnr gene encoding ribonuclease R: MDNYEQELRQRILSLMKEETYKPLTVQEIQELLGFEQAAEFKELVKMLVQLEQSGHLIRSRTNRYGVPERMNHVRGKFIGHAKGFGFVAPDADGMDDIFIPPHEVNGAMNGDIVLVRVSGDSSGDRREGTITRIAERKTTKVVGTYQDNKGFGFVVPDDKKLPMDLFIPKGSSLDAVEGHKVIAEITEWPDDSKSATGMITQILGHRNDPGVDILSIIYKHGIAIDFPEDVLNHANKISDTVEEEDLFKRRDLREDMAITIDGADAKDLDDAIAVVKNEDGTYTLSVHISDVSYYVTENSPMDEEAYERGTSVYLTDRVIPMLPHKLSNGICSLNPGVDRLTLSCVMKIDRNGKVVEHEIFESVINSKERMTYSDVYKIIEEKDEELVEKYAHIVPMLNDMADLAKILKTKRIDRGAIDFDFRESKILVDEEGWPTDVVIVERTVSEKLIEEFMLAANETIAEHFHWLQVPFIYRIHENPKAEKLQKFFEFLTNFGVVVKGTGNDVHPRALQEIVESIQGMPEETVISTMLLRSMQQAKYFEESLGHFGLSTDFYTHFTAPIRRYPDLIVHRLIRTYLIEKDVSAKTIEHWNAVLTEIAEHTSERERRAVDAERDTESLKQAQFMLDKIGEEFEGVVSSVTNFGLFVELENTIEGLVHVSYMTDDYYRFDDRQMMMIGEHTGKQFRIGAEVTVRVVAVKPEESAIDFELVGMKQTFHRTRRESPKVIHAKKQQGSGKQSDTPKGKRKPQATNNKKKYYEGVAKKTKRKPRKRK; encoded by the coding sequence ATGGATAATTATGAACAAGAACTCAGGCAAAGAATATTGTCTCTCATGAAAGAAGAAACGTACAAACCGCTTACTGTACAAGAAATACAGGAACTACTGGGGTTTGAACAAGCGGCTGAATTTAAAGAATTAGTGAAAATGCTCGTCCAGCTTGAACAAAGCGGCCATTTAATTCGCTCGAGAACGAATCGATACGGCGTCCCTGAAAGAATGAATCATGTACGCGGAAAATTTATCGGGCATGCAAAAGGCTTTGGTTTTGTTGCTCCAGACGCTGATGGAATGGATGATATTTTCATACCGCCTCATGAAGTAAATGGCGCGATGAATGGGGATATCGTTTTGGTCCGCGTTTCAGGTGACAGTTCCGGTGACCGACGTGAAGGAACAATCACACGAATTGCTGAACGTAAAACAACGAAGGTCGTAGGAACCTACCAAGATAATAAAGGCTTTGGATTTGTCGTTCCGGACGATAAAAAATTGCCGATGGATTTATTTATTCCCAAAGGGAGTTCGCTTGATGCAGTTGAGGGCCATAAAGTAATCGCTGAAATAACGGAATGGCCGGACGATTCGAAGTCCGCGACAGGCATGATCACACAAATACTCGGGCACCGAAACGATCCGGGCGTGGATATTTTATCGATTATTTATAAACATGGAATCGCGATTGACTTTCCAGAAGATGTATTAAATCATGCCAATAAAATCTCCGATACAGTCGAAGAAGAAGACTTGTTTAAACGTCGCGATTTGCGTGAAGATATGGCGATTACAATTGACGGCGCGGATGCAAAAGATCTAGATGACGCGATTGCAGTCGTTAAAAATGAAGATGGCACGTACACTTTATCCGTTCATATTTCCGATGTCAGCTATTACGTAACGGAAAACTCGCCAATGGATGAAGAGGCTTATGAACGCGGGACAAGCGTCTATTTAACGGACCGTGTGATCCCGATGTTGCCGCATAAACTTTCCAATGGGATTTGTTCATTAAATCCAGGTGTCGATCGTCTGACTTTATCATGTGTCATGAAAATCGATCGAAACGGTAAAGTGGTTGAACATGAAATATTTGAAAGTGTTATTAATTCGAAAGAAAGAATGACGTACTCGGATGTTTATAAAATCATCGAAGAAAAAGATGAGGAATTAGTTGAGAAGTATGCACATATCGTTCCTATGTTGAATGACATGGCAGATCTTGCGAAAATCTTAAAAACGAAACGAATCGACCGCGGGGCCATTGATTTTGATTTTAGGGAATCAAAAATCCTTGTAGATGAAGAAGGATGGCCGACAGACGTCGTCATCGTCGAGCGCACAGTGTCGGAAAAACTTATTGAAGAGTTTATGCTTGCGGCGAATGAAACGATTGCAGAGCATTTCCACTGGCTTCAAGTTCCGTTTATTTATCGAATACATGAAAATCCTAAAGCTGAGAAATTACAAAAGTTCTTTGAGTTCTTAACGAATTTCGGAGTAGTTGTCAAAGGAACGGGCAATGATGTCCATCCACGCGCACTGCAGGAAATTGTTGAATCGATTCAAGGCATGCCGGAAGAGACAGTTATCTCGACGATGTTATTACGCTCGATGCAACAAGCGAAATACTTCGAGGAAAGTTTAGGGCATTTCGGGTTATCAACTGATTTCTACACGCATTTTACGGCACCAATACGTCGTTACCCGGATTTAATCGTTCATCGTTTAATCCGAACGTATTTAATCGAAAAGGATGTCTCTGCAAAGACAATCGAACATTGGAATGCAGTGTTGACTGAAATTGCCGAACATACATCTGAACGGGAGCGCCGGGCGGTAGATGCTGAACGAGACACTGAATCCTTGAAACAAGCTCAATTTATGCTTGATAAAATTGGCGAAGAGTTTGAAGGTGTCGTGTCATCCGTTACGAATTTCGGTTTATTTGTCGAACTGGAGAATACGATTGAAGGGCTCGTCCATGTTTCATATATGACGGATGATTATTATCGATTTGACGATAGACAAATGATGATGATCGGCGAGCACACAGGAAAGCAATTCAGAATCGGCGCTGAAGTGACAGTCAGAGTTGTGGCTGTGAAACCAGAAGAATCGGCAATCGATTTTGAACTTGTCGGGATGAAGCAGACATTCCACCGCACTCGTAGAGAATCGCCGAAAGTAATCCATGCGAAGAAACAACAGGGTTCAGGCAAACAATCGGATACACCTAAAGGGAAAAGAAAGCCCCAAGCGACGAATAACAAGAAAAAGTATTATGAAGGCGTCGCTAAAAAAACAAAAAGAAAACCTAGAAAAAGAAAA
- a CDS encoding glutaredoxin family protein, with amino-acid sequence MVNQTIKQSACSFLGMPRFLLYTVIKRVVMKMHVTFYTKPNCGLCDEAKLMMKLVQDDFPFTWTEIDIQSNDELHEKYMLMVPVIEKDGDVLLYGNIGFVDIVELF; translated from the coding sequence ATGGTAAATCAAACAATCAAACAATCGGCATGCAGTTTCTTAGGCATGCCGCGTTTTTTACTTTATACTGTAATTAAAAGAGTGGTGATGAAAATGCATGTCACGTTTTATACGAAACCGAATTGTGGATTATGTGATGAGGCTAAGTTAATGATGAAACTTGTACAAGATGATTTCCCGTTTACTTGGACGGAAATCGATATTCAATCGAATGATGAACTTCATGAAAAGTATATGCTGATGGTACCTGTCATCGAAAAAGACGGAGATGTACTGTTATATGGGAATATAGGTTTCGTCGACATCGTTGAATTGTTTTGA
- the gap gene encoding type I glyceraldehyde-3-phosphate dehydrogenase, with amino-acid sequence MTLKLAINGFGRIGRVVFREALKSEEIEIVAINDLTDAKMLAHLLKYDSVHGTFDADVSADGDDLVVNGKKIRVYEERDPAALPWGEIGVDVVVESTGRFTDQESLSKHLEAGAKKVICSAPAKGEVTTIVMGVNHEDYDPANDNIVSNASCTTNCLAPVVKVLNDKFGVKRGLMTTIHAYTNDQHLLDLPHSDYRRARAAAESMIPTTTGAASAVTQVIPALEGKLDGMAVRVPTPNVSMVDFVAELNEGVTAEDVNKAFKDASENELKDILVYSDEPLVSIDYNGNPSSSTVDGLSTMVMGDNMVKVISWYDNETAYSARCIDLALLMHSKGL; translated from the coding sequence ATGACATTAAAATTAGCAATTAACGGATTTGGAAGAATTGGACGCGTTGTATTCCGCGAAGCACTAAAATCAGAGGAAATTGAAATTGTAGCAATTAACGATTTAACAGATGCGAAAATGCTTGCGCATCTTCTAAAGTATGACTCCGTTCACGGAACATTCGACGCAGATGTAAGCGCAGATGGCGACGACCTAGTTGTCAACGGCAAGAAAATTCGCGTATATGAAGAAAGAGACCCAGCAGCACTTCCTTGGGGAGAAATCGGCGTTGACGTTGTAGTTGAATCAACAGGTAGATTCACTGACCAAGAATCGCTTTCAAAACATCTTGAAGCAGGGGCGAAGAAAGTAATCTGTTCTGCACCAGCGAAAGGTGAGGTTACGACAATTGTAATGGGCGTTAACCATGAAGATTACGACCCAGCAAATGATAATATTGTTTCAAATGCTTCATGTACGACAAACTGTCTTGCGCCTGTTGTAAAAGTATTGAATGACAAATTCGGCGTTAAACGCGGTTTAATGACAACAATTCACGCTTATACAAACGATCAACACCTGCTTGACTTGCCACATTCAGATTACAGACGTGCACGTGCAGCAGCTGAATCAATGATTCCAACGACTACAGGAGCTGCTTCTGCAGTGACACAAGTAATTCCAGCACTAGAAGGAAAGCTTGATGGAATGGCAGTTCGCGTACCAACTCCAAACGTATCAATGGTTGACTTTGTAGCAGAACTGAACGAAGGCGTAACAGCTGAAGATGTGAACAAAGCATTTAAAGACGCATCTGAAAATGAATTAAAAGATATCCTTGTATACTCGGACGAGCCACTTGTATCAATCGATTACAATGGTAACCCATCTTCATCAACAGTAGACGGACTATCAACAATGGTTATGGGAGACAATATGGTGAAAGTTATTTCATGGTACGACAATGAAACAGCATATTCAGCACGTTGTATCGACTTAGCGCTTCTTATGCACAGCAAAGGTCTATAA
- the pgk gene encoding phosphoglycerate kinase has translation MKSKKTMKDIELEGQRVFCRVDFNVPMEDGNVTDDTRIRAAIPTIKHLTDHGAKVILASHLGRPKGEVNEEMRLTEAGKKLAELINKPVQKLDESIGEEVENAISKMGNGDIVLLENVRFHAGEEKNDPELAKEFAKLADVFVNDAFGAAHRAHASTAGIAEHLTAVSGLLLEKELDVLGKALSKPERPFTAIIGGAKVKDKIGVIDHLLDIVDNLIIGGGLSYTFLKAQGYEIGKSLLEEDKMDLALSFMKKAEENGVKIYLPIDVVVADDFSTDANTKVVDLNSIPEDWEGLDIGPKTADLYADVIANSKLIIWNGPMGVFELEPFENGTKRVAEAMAETNGYTVIGGGDSAAAVEKFNVGEKMDHISTGGGASLEFMEGKDLPGVTALDDN, from the coding sequence ATGAAGTCAAAAAAGACGATGAAAGACATTGAACTTGAAGGACAACGCGTTTTTTGTCGAGTAGATTTTAACGTGCCGATGGAAGATGGGAACGTTACGGATGACACGAGAATCCGTGCAGCCATACCGACAATAAAACACTTAACAGATCACGGCGCCAAAGTAATCCTGGCAAGCCATCTCGGACGACCAAAAGGTGAAGTTAATGAAGAAATGCGTCTTACCGAAGCTGGAAAAAAACTTGCCGAACTTATTAATAAACCAGTACAAAAGCTAGATGAGTCAATTGGCGAAGAAGTAGAAAACGCTATTTCAAAAATGGGAAATGGAGACATTGTCCTTCTTGAAAATGTGCGTTTCCATGCAGGCGAAGAAAAAAATGATCCGGAATTAGCGAAAGAATTTGCGAAACTTGCAGATGTGTTTGTCAATGATGCATTTGGAGCCGCACATCGTGCACATGCTTCGACCGCGGGCATTGCAGAACACCTGACTGCCGTATCGGGCTTGCTCCTTGAAAAAGAGCTAGACGTCCTAGGTAAAGCACTTTCAAAACCGGAACGTCCATTCACTGCGATTATTGGCGGTGCTAAAGTTAAAGATAAAATTGGTGTTATTGATCATTTGTTAGACATTGTAGATAACTTAATTATCGGCGGTGGTCTTTCATACACGTTCTTGAAAGCGCAAGGGTATGAAATTGGAAAGTCTCTTCTTGAAGAAGACAAGATGGATCTTGCCTTATCATTCATGAAAAAAGCCGAAGAAAATGGCGTGAAGATCTATCTGCCAATCGATGTAGTGGTTGCGGATGATTTTTCCACAGATGCAAATACAAAGGTTGTGGATTTGAACTCGATTCCAGAGGATTGGGAAGGACTCGATATCGGTCCTAAAACTGCTGATCTTTACGCGGATGTAATTGCAAACTCGAAATTGATTATTTGGAATGGTCCGATGGGCGTATTTGAACTCGAGCCGTTTGAAAATGGAACGAAACGCGTTGCCGAAGCGATGGCTGAAACGAACGGGTATACAGTAATCGGCGGCGGCGATTCTGCGGCAGCGGTTGAAAAGTTTAACGTCGGAGAGAAGATGGATCATATTTCGACAGGCGGAGGCGCTTCCCTTGAATTTATGGAGGGGAAAGACCTACCAGGTGTTACAGCACTAGACGACAACTAA
- the eno gene encoding phosphopyruvate hydratase, with protein sequence MPLITHIQAREVLDSRGNPTVEVEVLTASGAFGRAIVPSGASTGEYEAVELRDGDASRYLGKGVLKAVEHVNEEIADELEENYSVLHQATIDKALIELDGTPNKGRLGANAILGVSMAAAHAAADYLDMPLYQYLGGVNAKQLPVPMMNILNGGEHADNNVDIQEFMIMPVGAKTFREAVRVGTEIFHSLRSVLQEKGLNTSVGDEGGFAPNLASSEEAIDTIITAIEKAGYKAGEEVLLAMDVAASEFYNKEDGTYVLKGEGVVRTSAEMVDWYEELVGKYPIVSIEDGFDEDDWDGFKLLTERIGDRVQLVGDDLFVTNTEKLARGIKEGNSNSILIKVNQIGTLTETFDAIEMAKRAGYTAVISHRSGETEDTTIADLAVATNAGQIKTGAPSRTDRVAKYNQLLRIEDQLDETAEYYGVKTFYNLKK encoded by the coding sequence ATGCCATTAATCACACACATTCAAGCGAGAGAAGTTCTTGATTCAAGAGGAAATCCTACAGTCGAAGTTGAAGTTTTAACAGCAAGCGGCGCTTTTGGACGCGCTATCGTTCCTTCAGGTGCATCAACAGGTGAATATGAAGCTGTTGAACTACGTGACGGCGACGCAAGCCGCTACCTCGGCAAAGGTGTTTTAAAAGCAGTTGAACATGTGAATGAAGAAATCGCTGATGAACTTGAAGAAAATTATTCAGTTCTCCACCAAGCAACAATCGACAAAGCGTTAATCGAACTTGACGGTACGCCGAACAAAGGCCGATTAGGCGCAAACGCAATTCTAGGCGTTTCAATGGCGGCGGCACATGCGGCGGCAGATTACCTTGATATGCCGTTATACCAGTATCTTGGCGGCGTGAATGCGAAACAACTTCCTGTTCCAATGATGAACATTTTAAACGGCGGGGAGCACGCAGATAATAACGTTGATATCCAAGAATTCATGATCATGCCTGTAGGTGCAAAAACTTTCCGTGAAGCAGTTCGTGTTGGAACAGAAATTTTCCACAGTCTACGTTCAGTTCTACAAGAAAAAGGACTTAATACATCTGTTGGAGACGAAGGTGGATTCGCTCCGAACTTGGCATCAAGTGAAGAAGCAATCGACACGATTATTACAGCAATTGAAAAAGCAGGCTATAAAGCAGGAGAAGAAGTTCTACTTGCAATGGATGTCGCAGCTTCTGAGTTTTATAACAAAGAAGACGGCACATACGTCCTCAAAGGCGAAGGCGTCGTAAGAACGTCTGCTGAAATGGTTGATTGGTATGAAGAGCTTGTTGGGAAATACCCAATTGTCTCAATCGAAGATGGATTTGACGAAGACGACTGGGATGGTTTCAAACTTCTAACTGAACGTATCGGCGACCGCGTACAACTTGTCGGAGACGATCTATTCGTTACAAACACAGAGAAGTTAGCACGTGGTATCAAAGAAGGCAACAGTAACTCGATTCTGATTAAAGTGAACCAAATCGGTACATTAACAGAAACATTCGATGCAATCGAAATGGCTAAACGCGCAGGCTATACTGCAGTGATTTCCCACCGTTCAGGTGAAACAGAAGACACGACAATTGCAGACTTGGCAGTAGCAACAAATGCGGGACAAATTAAGACAGGTGCTCCGTCACGTACCGACCGTGTTGCGAAATATAACCAATTGCTTCGCATCGAAGATCAACTTGACGAAACAGCAGAATATTACGGTGTCAAAACGTTTTATAACTTGAAAAAATAA